A segment of the Streptomyces diastaticus subsp. diastaticus genome:
CGGCGGCGCGCACCTGCTCGATCACGTCCCCCGCCCGGTCGGCCACGTGGTGCGCGCCCGCTTCACGCACCGCCTCGGTCTTGCCGCCGCTGCTGACGGCGACCACCCGGGCGCCGCGCGCGCGGGCGGTCTGCACGAGGGCGATGCCCACCCCTCCGGACGCCCCGGAGACCAGAACGGTCTCCCCCTTCCGCAGCCGGCCTCGCTCGATCATGCCGAGCGCGGTGCCGTAGGCGGTCGGCAGCGTCGCGAGCTGCTCGTCGGTGAGCGGGGAGTCCGTCATGTCGTGCACCTGCTCCGCCGGCGCCGTGACGTACTCGGCGTAGCCGCCGTCGCGTTCGCTGCCCATCAGGCCGACCGGGTTCGCGTCCGGCCCCGGGCCGTCGTAGAGCGCGGGGTCGATCACCACCCGGCGCCCCACGAGACCGGCGTCGACGCCCGGGCCGACCGCCGCGACGCGGCCGGCCACGTCGGCGCCCTGGATACGGGGGAAGGCGAGCGGGCCGCGCCACCCCGACCGGGCCGCCGGGTCCCCGGGGCGGCCGTACGCCCCCTCGCGGGTCCACAGGTCGGTGTTGTTCAGGGCGACCGCGGCCACCTCGACCAGGACGTCCCCGGCCGCCGGGACCGGTACGGGCACCTCGGCCCGTTCGAGGACCTCCGGCCCCCCGTGCCCGGTGATCCGTACCGCTCGCATGGACTCGGGCAGAGCCATGGCCATGACCTCCTCGCAGGTATACTGATCGGTGAACTTCCCCCACCGTACACCGATCAGTGAAGGAGGCGAGGTGGACGCGACGGAGACCCGGCCCCTGACCGCGGCCGGACGGCGCATCGCCGACGCGGCCGAGGAACTGTTCTACGAGCGGGGGATCACCGGCGTCGGCGTCGACCTGATCGCCGAGCACTCAGGCGTGACCAAGCGGACCCTGTACAACCAGTTCGGCTCGAAGGACCACCTGGTCGCGGTCTACCTGACCGAACGCGACCGGCGCTGGCGCTCCCTCGTCCAGGCCACGGTGGACGCCTCCGCCACCCCGCGCGATGCCGTCCTCGCCCCCTTCGAGGCCCTGGCCACCTGGAGCGCGACGAACACCCGCGGCTGCGCCTTCATCAACGCCCTCGCCGAACTCCCCGACCCCGCGCACCCGGCCCACCACATCGCCACCGCCCAGAAACTCTGGCTCCTCGACCTCTTCGAAACCCTGGCCGCCGCCGCGGACTGCCCCGCCCCCA
Coding sequences within it:
- a CDS encoding zinc-binding dehydrogenase, with the translated sequence MALPESMRAVRITGHGGPEVLERAEVPVPVPAAGDVLVEVAAVALNNTDLWTREGAYGRPGDPAARSGWRGPLAFPRIQGADVAGRVAAVGPGVDAGLVGRRVVIDPALYDGPGPDANPVGLMGSERDGGYAEYVTAPAEQVHDMTDSPLTDEQLATLPTAYGTALGMIERGRLRKGETVLVSGASGGVGIALVQTARARGARVVAVSSGGKTEAVREAGAHHVADRAGDVIEQVRAAAPDGIDVGLDVVAGELLGDGLPLLREGGRWVVAGALAGYEVAFDVRRLYLHNAQVIGSAMHTPAHFALLMELARRGDVRPLVAAAFPLDQAAEAQEELARRRHVGKIVLRP
- a CDS encoding TetR/AcrR family transcriptional regulator, which encodes MDATETRPLTAAGRRIADAAEELFYERGITGVGVDLIAEHSGVTKRTLYNQFGSKDHLVAVYLTERDRRWRSLVQATVDASATPRDAVLAPFEALATWSATNTRGCAFINALAELPDPAHPAHHIATAQKLWLLDLFETLAAAADCPAPTSLARQLLLLHEGALATQPLRLDTLTEATALARSLIISATPH